The proteins below come from a single Thermopolyspora flexuosa genomic window:
- a CDS encoding SAM-dependent methyltransferase has protein sequence MSEEKAPPGIDPTVPSAARIYDYLLGGKDNFAADRAAAEKLLQLAPNVREGVRENRRFLKRAVTLLAERGIRQFLDIGAGLPTQENVHEVALSVAPDSRVVYVDNDPIVLVHGRALLADNRQTIVVDGDLREPATILDNPEVTGHLDFAKPVAVLLLAVLHFVPEQEHAERIVTTLRDRLVPGSALAITHLTSGDLDERKVDEGRAVYQGTGTGMPTPRTREQVLRFFDGFELVPPGVVATREWLEDEPLALPPLPGVDGFAGIGILPGS, from the coding sequence ATGAGCGAGGAAAAGGCGCCACCCGGGATCGACCCCACGGTTCCGAGCGCGGCACGGATCTACGACTACCTGCTGGGCGGTAAGGACAACTTCGCCGCGGACCGGGCGGCGGCGGAGAAGCTGCTCCAGCTCGCGCCGAACGTCAGGGAGGGCGTGCGGGAGAACCGGCGCTTCCTCAAGCGCGCGGTCACGCTCCTGGCCGAGCGCGGCATCCGCCAGTTCCTCGACATCGGCGCCGGACTGCCCACCCAGGAGAACGTGCACGAGGTGGCGCTCTCGGTCGCCCCGGACTCCCGCGTCGTCTACGTCGACAACGATCCGATCGTGCTCGTGCACGGCCGGGCCCTGCTCGCCGACAACCGGCAGACGATCGTGGTCGACGGCGACCTGCGCGAGCCGGCGACGATCCTCGACAACCCGGAGGTCACCGGCCACCTCGACTTCGCCAAGCCGGTGGCGGTGCTGCTGCTCGCCGTCCTGCACTTCGTCCCCGAGCAGGAGCACGCCGAGCGCATCGTGACCACGCTGCGGGATCGGCTCGTGCCCGGCAGCGCGCTCGCCATCACCCACCTGACCAGCGGTGACCTCGACGAGCGGAAGGTGGACGAGGGCCGCGCCGTCTACCAGGGCACCGGTACCGGCATGCCGACCCCGCGCACCCGCGAGCAGGTGCTGCGCTTCTTCGACGGCTTCGAGCTCGTGCCGCCGGGCGTGGTCGCCACCCGGGAGTGGCTCGAGGACGAACCCCTCGCCCTGCCGCCCCTCCCCGGCGTGGACGGCTTCGCGGGCATCGGCATCCTCCCCGGCTCCTGA
- a CDS encoding TauD/TfdA dioxygenase family protein, which translates to MSSDSRFEIRKIGGRIGAEVVGVDVRDLSDTAFAEIKAALLEHKVLGFRGQELTDEDQIAFAARFGPLTGAHPTVPSVAGRPEVLAVDAEQGIRSNHWHTDVTFIRTPPSITTLRALVIPPYGGHTLVANAATAYRDLPRELREFADRLWAVHTNDNDYIRPARNAKGEAYRKVFTSRVWKTAHPVVRVHPESGERGLFVNGFAQSIVGLNLRESQAILQIFQSYVVRPENVFRWTWSPGDLLVFDNRITQHYAPDDYDDLPRKLHRVTVAGDVPVGVDGRTSHIIEGDDAAHFTPAAGAA; encoded by the coding sequence ATGTCCAGTGATTCCCGGTTCGAGATCCGGAAGATCGGCGGGCGAATCGGGGCCGAGGTCGTCGGCGTCGACGTGCGCGACCTGTCCGACACCGCCTTCGCCGAGATCAAGGCCGCGCTGCTGGAGCACAAGGTGCTCGGCTTCCGCGGCCAGGAGCTGACGGACGAGGACCAGATCGCCTTCGCCGCCCGGTTCGGCCCGCTCACCGGGGCGCACCCCACGGTGCCGTCGGTGGCGGGCAGACCGGAGGTGCTCGCCGTGGACGCGGAGCAGGGCATCCGCTCCAACCACTGGCACACCGACGTCACCTTCATCCGCACGCCGCCGAGCATCACCACGCTGCGCGCGCTCGTCATCCCCCCGTACGGCGGGCACACGCTGGTCGCCAACGCCGCCACGGCGTACCGGGACCTGCCGCGGGAGCTGCGCGAGTTCGCCGACCGGCTGTGGGCGGTGCACACCAACGACAACGACTACATCCGCCCGGCCCGCAACGCGAAGGGCGAGGCGTACCGCAAGGTCTTCACCTCGCGGGTGTGGAAGACCGCGCACCCGGTGGTCCGGGTGCACCCCGAGAGCGGGGAACGCGGCCTGTTCGTCAACGGGTTCGCCCAGAGCATCGTCGGCCTGAACCTCCGGGAGAGCCAGGCCATCCTGCAGATCTTCCAGTCGTACGTCGTCCGTCCCGAGAACGTGTTCCGCTGGACCTGGTCGCCGGGCGACCTGCTGGTCTTCGACAACCGGATCACCCAGCACTACGCCCCGGACGACTACGACGACCTGCCGCGCAAACTCCACCGGGTGACCGTGGCCGGCGACGTCCCGGTCGGCGTGGACGGCCGGACGAGCCACATCATCGAGGGCGACGACGCCGCCCACTTCACCCCGGCCGCGGGCGCGGCCTGA